A genome region from Deltaproteobacteria bacterium includes the following:
- a CDS encoding SDR family oxidoreductase, with the protein MLLDRKIVLVSGIGPGLGIELATLAAAEGAAGVAVAARTPAKLDDAEAAIRARGLATPVLKVPADVADAEQCRRLVAATVDAFGRIDALVNSAYVPGRFEPIETADLDDWRRTFDVNVFGTMHLTQAVVPVMKRQGGGAIVMINSMVTRKPIAWQSGYAVSKSALTTATALLALELAPYGIRVNSAYMGWMWGPAVETYLRDAAARQGTTVEALTAEVAKNIPLGRIPDDADCAKAAFFLVSDYASVVVGAALDVNGGEFLPR; encoded by the coding sequence ATGCTCCTCGACCGCAAGATCGTCCTCGTCTCCGGCATCGGCCCCGGCCTCGGCATCGAGCTCGCGACGCTCGCTGCCGCCGAGGGCGCGGCCGGCGTCGCTGTGGCGGCCCGTACGCCCGCGAAGCTCGACGATGCGGAGGCCGCGATCCGGGCGCGCGGGCTCGCGACGCCGGTCCTGAAGGTGCCGGCCGACGTTGCCGACGCCGAGCAGTGCCGCCGCCTGGTCGCCGCCACCGTGGACGCCTTCGGCCGGATCGACGCGCTCGTGAACAGCGCCTACGTCCCCGGCCGGTTCGAGCCGATCGAGACCGCCGACCTCGACGACTGGCGCCGGACGTTCGACGTGAACGTCTTCGGGACGATGCACCTCACACAGGCCGTGGTCCCGGTCATGAAACGGCAGGGCGGCGGCGCCATCGTGATGATCAACAGCATGGTCACGCGGAAGCCGATCGCGTGGCAGAGCGGCTACGCGGTGTCGAAGTCGGCGCTCACGACCGCCACCGCGCTCCTCGCCCTCGAGCTCGCACCGTACGGCATCCGGGTGAACTCCGCGTACATGGGGTGGATGTGGGGACCGGCCGTCGAGACCTACCTGCGCGACGCGGCGGCGCGGCAAGGCACGACCGTCGAAGCGCTCACCGCCGAGGTCGCGAAGAACATCCCGCTCGGCCGCATCCCCGACGACGCCGACTGCGCGAAGGCCGCGTTCTTCCTCGTGTCCGACTACGCGAGCGTCGTCGTGGGCGCTGCGCTCGATGTGAACGGCGGCGAGTTCCTGCCGCGCTGA
- a CDS encoding ester cyclase — protein sequence MTDTEQSLRVRREAVVREHMESENRHDFDTTIATFSRPRYEIVPTGDVYDGEAAVRGYYAASRGAFPDQRNEVKSLRHTDDAVITEFDLLGTHLGPLRGIPPTGKTFRCPMTAFFIFEGDRIVCERVYFDSATILRQLGLAPALPTS from the coding sequence ATGACCGACACCGAGCAGTCACTGCGGGTCCGCCGCGAGGCGGTCGTTCGCGAGCACATGGAATCCGAGAACCGGCACGACTTCGACACGACGATCGCGACCTTCTCGCGGCCGCGCTACGAGATCGTCCCGACGGGCGATGTCTACGACGGCGAAGCGGCGGTGCGCGGCTACTACGCGGCGTCTCGCGGCGCGTTCCCCGACCAGCGGAACGAGGTGAAATCGCTACGCCACACGGACGATGCGGTGATCACCGAGTTCGATCTCCTCGGTACCCACCTGGGACCGCTCCGTGGGATCCCGCCGACCGGGAAGACGTTCCGCTGCCCGATGACGGCCTTCTTCATCTTCGAGGGCGACCGCATCGTCTGCGAGCGCGTCTACTTCGACTCGGCGACGATCCTGCGCCAGCTCGGCCTCGCGCCGGCGCTCCCGACCTCGTAG